A stretch of the Filimonas lacunae genome encodes the following:
- a CDS encoding SDR family NAD(P)-dependent oxidoreductase, with protein MAQSKIALVTGGSRGLGKNMALALASKGLDIILTYHSKKDEAAAVVKEIEQLGQKAVALQLDVANSKSYDAFFAEVGNALTGTFGSANFHYLVNNAGVGVHASFATTTEEQFDSLVNIHLKAAFFVSQKALPLLADGGGIVNISTGLARFSTPGYAAYATMKGGIETLSRYQAKELGARGIRVNVVAPGAIETDFGGGMVRDNSDVNAFIASQTALGRVGLPDDIGSVVAFLCSDDAKWVTAQRLEASGGMYL; from the coding sequence ATGGCACAATCTAAAATTGCACTGGTAACAGGTGGTAGCCGCGGCTTGGGTAAAAACATGGCATTAGCGCTGGCATCCAAAGGACTGGACATCATTCTTACTTATCACAGTAAAAAAGACGAGGCAGCAGCCGTAGTAAAAGAAATTGAACAACTGGGGCAAAAAGCAGTAGCACTGCAGCTGGATGTGGCCAACAGCAAAAGTTACGATGCTTTTTTTGCTGAAGTGGGCAATGCCTTAACCGGCACTTTTGGTTCTGCAAACTTCCACTACCTGGTAAACAATGCGGGCGTAGGTGTTCACGCATCTTTTGCCACTACCACAGAAGAACAGTTTGACTCACTGGTGAATATTCACCTGAAAGCTGCCTTTTTCGTTTCTCAGAAAGCCCTTCCCCTGCTGGCAGATGGTGGCGGCATTGTAAACATCAGCACCGGTTTAGCCCGTTTCAGCACTCCTGGTTACGCAGCTTATGCCACCATGAAAGGCGGTATTGAAACACTCAGCCGCTACCAGGCCAAAGAGCTGGGCGCCAGAGGTATACGTGTAAACGTAGTTGCTCCCGGTGCTATTGAAACCGATTTTGGCGGTGGCATGGTAAGGGATAATTCAGATGTAAATGCCTTCATAGCTTCTCAAACCGCTTTAGGCCGTGTGGGTTTACCGGACGATATTGGCAGCGTGGTGGCCTTCCTTTGCTCTGACGATGCCAAATGGGTTACTGCTCAGCGCCTGGAAGCTTCGGGTGGCATGTACCTGTAG
- a CDS encoding endonuclease V, which yields MPNVVVILYSTYNFRQDMIYAFDSYYYDDKAKTVGIVLDSFTAASPAQVYTEIKEGIEAYEPGAFYKRELPCIASLLQQMPATLPQAIIIDGFVVLDDEGNKGLGGYVFELLEGKVPVIGVAKTDYAGFEQLKRAVLRGESQRPLFVSALGMDIDTAAAHIKSMYGEFRIPQVLKELDTLTKQV from the coding sequence ATGCCCAATGTTGTTGTAATATTATACAGCACTTATAATTTTAGACAGGATATGATTTATGCGTTTGATAGTTATTACTACGATGATAAAGCCAAAACGGTGGGTATTGTACTGGACAGCTTTACGGCAGCTTCACCAGCACAGGTGTATACCGAAATAAAAGAAGGGATAGAAGCTTATGAACCAGGTGCGTTTTATAAAAGAGAACTTCCCTGTATAGCTAGCCTGTTGCAGCAAATGCCCGCAACATTACCACAGGCTATTATTATTGATGGTTTTGTGGTGCTGGATGATGAAGGCAATAAAGGACTGGGAGGATATGTATTTGAATTGCTGGAAGGTAAGGTGCCGGTTATTGGTGTGGCTAAAACTGACTATGCAGGATTTGAACAACTGAAGCGAGCCGTGTTGAGAGGTGAAAGTCAGCGTCCTTTGTTTGTATCAGCATTAGGGATGGACATAGATACAGCAGCTGCGCATATTAAAAGTATGTATGGAGAATTTCGTATACCACAGGTATTAAAGGAGCTGGATACATTAACAAAGCAAGTGTAA
- a CDS encoding DUF4253 domain-containing protein → MNQPLTKATWLAVAWLSLAACNAPDSRNSDNQKSLAATTGIDVVVISEAEKITHATATLLHTKKPLADTIHHNAPIYLPGISLLVDGEKSAELIDTLNSWLQQQHCMAFISEDHYRGDHKKKITIVRTADKYDIVRMQETCSEVDSCCTDSLIVRLKQLELKYTVDFIAVARDWMIVRPHGNITDWHDYARETLKVCPLSEEEPEDIEALAVSLQEEKGKITLWWE, encoded by the coding sequence ATGAATCAACCCTTAACCAAAGCAACATGGCTTGCGGTTGCATGGCTATCACTGGCTGCATGCAATGCCCCTGACAGCAGGAATTCTGATAATCAAAAAAGTCTGGCAGCTACCACAGGTATAGATGTGGTAGTGATCAGCGAAGCTGAAAAAATAACTCATGCCACCGCTACATTGCTGCATACTAAAAAGCCTTTGGCCGATACCATACATCATAATGCCCCTATCTATTTACCAGGTATCTCTTTATTGGTAGACGGGGAGAAAAGTGCCGAGCTGATAGATACATTAAACAGCTGGTTGCAACAGCAACACTGTATGGCTTTTATATCGGAAGACCATTACAGAGGGGATCATAAAAAAAAGATTACCATAGTACGTACTGCTGATAAATATGATATTGTACGTATGCAGGAAACTTGTAGTGAGGTGGATAGCTGCTGCACAGATAGCCTTATTGTAAGACTAAAACAACTGGAACTGAAATACACGGTAGATTTTATTGCCGTAGCCCGCGACTGGATGATAGTACGTCCGCATGGTAATATTACAGACTGGCATGACTATGCACGGGAAACATTAAAAGTATGTCCGTTGTCGGAAGAAGAGCCGGAAGATATAGAAGCCCTGGCTGTTTCCTTACAAGAGGAGAAAGGCAAGATCACTTTATGGTGGGAGTAA
- a CDS encoding murein L,D-transpeptidase catalytic domain-containing protein, with the protein MPKFLSGILAIVMLCGIWCACTSHASENNKKLKKEAAGVGVEITQLKQHAKSVSDYIRKNGFNTRFCFLVNMSKPSGSNRFYVYNLEKDSVEVSGLVAHGRCNENWLEGRKYSNVNGSGCTSLGRYKIGKPYHGQWGLAYKLYGLDATNSNAFNRYVVLHSHTCVPANEVAPDDICQSDGCPTVAPAFLAKLAKKLDASSKPVLLYIYQ; encoded by the coding sequence ATGCCTAAATTCCTAAGCGGTATACTTGCCATTGTTATGTTGTGCGGTATCTGGTGTGCCTGTACTTCTCATGCGTCTGAAAATAACAAAAAGCTTAAAAAGGAAGCGGCGGGTGTGGGTGTAGAAATTACCCAGCTAAAGCAGCATGCAAAATCGGTTTCGGACTACATCCGTAAAAACGGATTCAACACCCGTTTTTGTTTCCTGGTGAATATGAGCAAACCTTCGGGCAGTAATCGCTTTTATGTGTATAACCTGGAAAAAGATTCTGTGGAAGTGAGTGGCTTGGTAGCGCATGGGCGTTGTAATGAAAACTGGCTCGAAGGAAGAAAGTATTCCAATGTGAATGGCAGTGGCTGCACCTCGCTGGGTAGGTATAAAATAGGAAAGCCTTATCATGGTCAATGGGGACTGGCTTATAAATTATATGGCCTGGACGCTACAAATAGTAATGCGTTTAACCGTTATGTAGTACTACACTCTCATACCTGTGTGCCTGCCAATGAAGTGGCCCCGGATGACATTTGCCAAAGCGATGGATGCCCCACAGTAGCTCCTGCTTTCCTCGCTAAACTGGCTAAAAAGCTGGATGCTTCTTCAAAACCGGTGTTACTGTATATTTATCAGTAA
- a CDS encoding type IA DNA topoisomerase, which produces MKVCIAEKPSVAKDIAEVLGAKQRRDGYYEGNDYQVTWTFGHFCTLKEPHDYYDQWKFWRLEDLPMIPNTFGIKLIENDGVKKQFKVIENLIQQCDEVINCGDAGQEGELIQRWVLQKARCQVPVKRLWISSLTEQAIKDGFQKLKDSAQYNNLYAAASGRAIGDWLLGMNATRLFTRKFAAGTKTVLSIGRVQTPTLAMIVQRQKEINAFVSEEYWELKTIYRETEFTATIDRLKNIEKAEKGLAYLKEHPFVITSFERKEGKEGNPRLFDLTGLQVEANKKYAYTADETLKYIQNLYEKKLVTYPRVDTTYLPDDMYPKIAGILQDMTPYAALTAPLLAKPIPKLKTVFDDNKVTDHHAIIPTGVYPSGIGTEEKRVYDLIAKRFIAAFYPECKISNTTVLGKVGQVEFKATGKQILEPGWKEVYANDAAPKKEGEEEEKLIPVFEVGESGPHTPRVHHGKTSPPKPFTEASLLRAMETAGKQVEDEEMRELLKDNGIGRPSTRANIIETLFRRKYIEKRKKNLFATQTGMDLIDTIQTELLKSAELTGQWERKLRMIEKGEYAMETFKQELIDMVVNLTREVKYSVHKVISVVEAAPVKDEKEKKEAKPKEARPKEVKPKEPKEPKKPVVLEEMNCPKCKTHALKKGNTAYGCANFRECGFKVPFEVMGKKLSDKQVADLVIKGKTGKIKGLQVPGKEGETEAKLVLNSEFVIVAE; this is translated from the coding sequence ATGAAGGTGTGCATTGCGGAAAAGCCAAGTGTGGCCAAAGATATAGCTGAAGTTCTCGGCGCTAAACAGCGAAGGGATGGCTATTACGAAGGCAACGACTACCAGGTTACCTGGACGTTCGGGCATTTCTGCACCCTGAAAGAACCGCACGATTACTACGATCAATGGAAATTCTGGCGGTTGGAAGACCTGCCGATGATTCCGAATACGTTTGGGATAAAGCTGATTGAAAACGACGGGGTAAAAAAGCAGTTTAAAGTAATTGAAAACCTGATACAGCAATGCGACGAGGTGATCAACTGCGGGGATGCCGGGCAGGAAGGAGAGTTGATTCAGCGTTGGGTGCTGCAAAAAGCACGTTGCCAGGTACCGGTAAAAAGGCTCTGGATTTCTTCGCTGACAGAACAGGCTATAAAAGATGGCTTCCAGAAGCTAAAAGACAGTGCTCAATATAATAACCTTTACGCAGCTGCCAGCGGCCGTGCCATTGGCGACTGGCTGCTGGGTATGAACGCCACCCGTTTGTTTACCCGCAAGTTTGCCGCCGGAACTAAAACGGTATTGTCTATAGGCCGGGTGCAAACACCCACGCTGGCCATGATTGTGCAGCGCCAGAAAGAAATTAACGCCTTCGTTTCGGAAGAATACTGGGAATTAAAAACCATTTACCGCGAAACGGAGTTTACCGCTACCATAGACAGGCTTAAGAATATTGAAAAAGCCGAGAAGGGATTGGCTTATCTGAAAGAGCATCCTTTTGTAATTACCTCTTTTGAGCGAAAAGAAGGAAAAGAAGGCAACCCGCGCTTGTTCGACTTAACTGGTTTGCAGGTAGAAGCCAACAAAAAATACGCCTATACGGCAGACGAAACGCTCAAGTATATTCAAAACCTGTACGAGAAAAAGCTGGTTACTTATCCCAGGGTGGATACTACCTACCTGCCGGATGATATGTACCCGAAAATAGCGGGCATTTTACAGGATATGACCCCATATGCGGCTTTAACGGCGCCTTTGCTGGCAAAGCCCATCCCCAAACTCAAAACAGTTTTCGACGATAATAAGGTAACGGATCACCATGCTATTATTCCAACGGGAGTATATCCTTCCGGCATTGGCACCGAAGAGAAGCGGGTGTACGATTTAATAGCCAAGCGTTTTATTGCTGCGTTTTACCCGGAATGTAAAATAAGCAACACAACCGTACTGGGTAAGGTGGGCCAGGTGGAGTTTAAAGCCACTGGTAAGCAAATACTGGAACCAGGCTGGAAAGAAGTGTATGCCAACGATGCAGCACCTAAAAAAGAAGGGGAAGAAGAAGAAAAGCTGATTCCGGTGTTTGAAGTAGGCGAAAGTGGTCCGCATACGCCCCGGGTGCATCACGGCAAAACCAGTCCACCAAAACCTTTCACCGAAGCATCCTTGCTGCGGGCTATGGAAACAGCTGGCAAGCAGGTGGAAGATGAAGAAATGCGTGAATTATTGAAAGATAACGGTATTGGCCGCCCAAGTACCCGTGCCAATATCATAGAAACCTTATTCCGGCGCAAGTACATTGAAAAACGTAAGAAAAACCTGTTTGCTACACAAACAGGGATGGACTTAATAGACACTATACAAACCGAGCTGCTCAAGAGTGCCGAGTTAACGGGACAGTGGGAGCGCAAACTGCGCATGATAGAAAAAGGCGAATATGCCATGGAAACCTTTAAACAGGAGTTGATTGATATGGTGGTGAACCTTACACGTGAAGTGAAATACAGCGTGCATAAGGTGATATCAGTGGTAGAAGCTGCGCCTGTAAAGGACGAGAAAGAGAAGAAAGAAGCCAAACCTAAAGAAGCTAGGCCCAAAGAGGTCAAACCTAAAGAGCCGAAAGAACCTAAAAAGCCTGTGGTGCTGGAAGAAATGAACTGCCCTAAGTGTAAAACGCATGCATTGAAGAAAGGGAATACAGCTTATGGCTGCGCTAACTTTAGAGAGTGTGGCTTTAAAGTACCTTTTGAGGTGATGGGTAAAAAGCTTTCTGATAAACAGGTGGCTGACCTGGTGATAAAAGGTAAAACCGGTAAAATTAAAGGGTTACAGGTACCGGGTAAAGAGGGTGAAACCGAAGCTAAGCTGGTGCTGAACAGTGAGTTTGTAATTGTGGCGGAATAG